A single genomic interval of Saccharothrix saharensis harbors:
- a CDS encoding DUF3040 domain-containing protein, translating to MSEAERRTLSEIESMLADEEPGLASALVAGRARHPVLSYALVATFAGLGVLLLFLGAFGPALASLGFGALLLLMRGYTWR from the coding sequence ATGAGCGAAGCGGAACGCCGCACCCTCAGTGAGATCGAGAGCATGCTCGCGGACGAGGAGCCGGGCCTGGCCTCGGCGCTCGTCGCCGGGAGAGCCCGGCACCCGGTGCTCAGCTACGCCCTCGTGGCCACGTTCGCCGGCCTGGGCGTGCTGCTGCTGTTCCTCGGCGCGTTCGGCCCGGCGCTGGCTTCGCTGGGTTTCGGCGCGTTGCTGCTGCTGATGCGCGGCTACACGTGGCGGTGA
- the zapE gene encoding cell division protein ZapE, protein MSAPPRLSDRTPHVDADELVGAMVPPPRFDAVRFDTYLPNPDEPSQAAAVRACREFAERVSEGGGRGVLGRLFKRSGGDDGKPGLYLDGGFGVGKTHLLASVWHAVPGPKSYGTFVELTNLVGALGFGETVRRLSTHKLLAIDEFELDDPGDTMLVTRLIKELTAAGVSVAATSNTLPDKLGEGRFAAADFLREIQSMSARFTVVRVDGPDYRHRGLPDAPPPMADEDLVAKAHSTPGCTLDDFADLCDALARIHPSSYGRLVDGVAAVHLRHVRPAPDQAVALRLVALGDRLYDRDIPVAVSGEPLSELFTAEMLRGGYRKKYLRAVSRLVALSR, encoded by the coding sequence ATGTCCGCCCCGCCGCGCCTGTCCGACCGAACCCCGCACGTCGACGCGGACGAGCTGGTGGGCGCGATGGTGCCGCCGCCGCGCTTCGACGCGGTCCGCTTCGACACCTACCTGCCCAACCCGGACGAGCCGAGCCAGGCCGCGGCCGTCCGGGCGTGCCGGGAGTTCGCCGAACGCGTGTCCGAGGGCGGCGGCCGGGGCGTGCTCGGCCGGCTGTTCAAGCGGTCGGGCGGTGACGACGGGAAGCCCGGCCTCTACCTCGACGGCGGGTTCGGCGTCGGCAAGACCCACCTGCTGGCGTCGGTGTGGCACGCGGTGCCCGGTCCCAAGTCCTACGGCACGTTCGTGGAGCTGACCAACCTGGTCGGCGCCCTGGGGTTCGGCGAGACCGTGCGCCGCCTGTCGACCCACAAGCTGCTCGCGATCGACGAGTTCGAGCTGGACGACCCGGGTGACACGATGCTGGTCACCCGCCTGATCAAGGAGCTGACCGCGGCGGGGGTGTCGGTCGCGGCCACCTCCAACACGCTGCCGGACAAGCTGGGGGAGGGCCGGTTCGCCGCCGCGGACTTCCTGCGCGAGATCCAGTCGATGTCGGCGAGGTTCACCGTGGTCCGGGTCGACGGCCCCGACTACCGCCACCGCGGCCTGCCCGACGCCCCGCCGCCGATGGCCGACGAGGACCTGGTGGCCAAGGCGCACAGCACGCCCGGGTGCACGTTGGACGACTTCGCCGACCTGTGCGACGCGCTGGCCCGCATCCACCCGTCGAGCTACGGCAGGCTGGTCGACGGGGTCGCCGCGGTGCACCTGCGCCACGTGCGGCCCGCGCCCGACCAGGCGGTCGCGCTGCGGCTGGTCGCGCTGGGCGACCGGCTCTACGACCGGGACATCCCGGTGGCGGTGTCCGGCGAGCCGCTCTCGGAGCTCTTCACCGCGGAAATGCTGCGCGGCGGCTACCGCAAGAAGTACCTGCGGGCGGTATCCCGACTGGTCGCCCTCTCCCGCTGA
- a CDS encoding pyrimidine reductase family protein encodes MLWPPRDGEITDDELERLYDYPDGLDRPWVQVNFVSSVDGAVSVAGRSQALGNDADRKVFALGRDLCDVVLVGAGTALVEGYHGVKAGEVRASRRARLGLAPVPPIAVVTGRCSIPPTSTLLTSTSVPPIILTTRAAPRERRDALAAAGADVVVAGEEAVAMDLVLAALDERGLRRVDCEGGPHVFGALIDADLVDVLCVTFSPLLAGGDAGRIAVGPLPPAPRSLALDSVLHHDSALLLRYRKVTPDPVTSDATGP; translated from the coding sequence ATGTTGTGGCCACCACGTGACGGCGAGATCACCGACGACGAGCTGGAACGGCTCTACGACTACCCCGACGGGCTCGACCGGCCGTGGGTTCAGGTCAACTTCGTGTCCAGCGTGGACGGTGCGGTGTCGGTGGCGGGGCGGTCGCAGGCGCTGGGCAACGACGCCGACCGCAAGGTGTTCGCGCTCGGCCGCGACCTGTGCGACGTGGTGCTGGTCGGCGCGGGCACGGCCCTGGTCGAGGGCTACCACGGGGTCAAGGCGGGCGAGGTGCGCGCGTCGCGGCGGGCCAGGCTCGGTCTCGCGCCCGTGCCGCCGATCGCCGTGGTGACCGGGCGGTGCTCGATCCCGCCCACGTCCACGCTGCTGACCAGCACGTCCGTGCCGCCGATCATCCTGACCACCCGGGCCGCGCCCCGGGAGCGGAGGGACGCGCTGGCGGCGGCGGGCGCCGACGTGGTCGTGGCCGGCGAGGAGGCCGTGGCCATGGACCTGGTGCTGGCCGCGTTGGACGAGCGCGGGCTGCGCCGGGTCGACTGCGAGGGCGGGCCGCACGTGTTCGGCGCGTTGATCGACGCGGACCTGGTGGACGTGCTGTGCGTGACGTTCTCCCCGCTGCTGGCGGGCGGTGACGCCGGTCGCATCGCGGTCGGTCCGCTGCCGCCGGCGCCCAGGTCGCTGGCCCTGGACTCGGTGCTGCACCACGACAGCGCCCTCCTCCTGCGGTACCGGAAGGTGACGCCTGATCCGGTGACGTCGGACGCGACCGGGCCCTGA
- a CDS encoding Asp23/Gls24 family envelope stress response protein, translating into MAQSTAVKPDTGTPRSADDTEQGRTTIASSVVQKVAGIAAREISGVHAVGGGVSRAFGALRERIPGAGTASTAGVAVEVGEKQAAVDLDIIVEYGASIVDLAKAVRRNVIGQVERMTGLEVIEVNIAVNDIHLPEDDDESESGTGSRVE; encoded by the coding sequence GTGGCTCAGAGCACCGCCGTCAAGCCGGACACCGGCACCCCGCGTTCGGCCGACGACACCGAGCAGGGCAGGACCACGATCGCGTCGTCGGTCGTGCAGAAGGTCGCGGGCATCGCGGCCCGGGAGATCTCCGGCGTGCACGCCGTCGGCGGCGGTGTGTCGCGCGCGTTCGGCGCCCTGCGCGAGCGGATCCCCGGCGCGGGCACCGCGAGCACCGCGGGCGTGGCCGTCGAGGTGGGCGAGAAGCAGGCCGCGGTCGACCTGGACATCATCGTCGAGTACGGCGCGAGCATCGTCGACCTGGCGAAGGCCGTGCGGCGCAACGTGATCGGCCAGGTCGAGCGGATGACCGGGCTGGAGGTCATCGAGGTCAACATCGCGGTCAACGACATCCACCTGCCCGAGGACGACGACGAGTCCGAGTCGGGCACGGGGTCGCGGGTCGAGTGA
- a CDS encoding Asp23/Gls24 family envelope stress response protein, whose amino-acid sequence MVAHAVRLVPGAEPSATVKVGEDGADLELALKLALRYPAPVRATAADVRRRVTEEVERITGYRVRSVAVTVSALRAETRPRVV is encoded by the coding sequence GTGGTCGCGCACGCCGTCCGGCTCGTGCCCGGCGCGGAGCCGAGCGCGACGGTGAAGGTCGGCGAGGACGGCGCCGACCTGGAGCTCGCGCTGAAGCTGGCGCTGCGCTACCCCGCGCCCGTGCGCGCCACCGCCGCGGACGTCCGGCGGCGCGTCACCGAGGAGGTCGAGCGGATCACCGGCTACCGGGTCCGGTCGGTCGCCGTCACGGTGTCCGCGCTGCGCGCCGAGACCCGGCCGCGGGTGGTGTAG
- a CDS encoding DUF6286 domain-containing protein, whose amino-acid sequence MRVVLRVLSPVLGVALAAAGAVLLVLVARHWAGQDLPLRVDWSWVDRPVLVLGACLAVGGLVLLVVASRAGARQVALDDPADGVRVATTPASLARVVGHRVRAEDGVVDASVTASRRKVRVRATSRLHDEASLRPRLLEVARAAVAELPMPVRPKVSVVVMSPKDRR is encoded by the coding sequence ATGAGGGTTGTGCTGCGGGTGTTGTCGCCGGTGCTCGGGGTGGCGTTGGCCGCCGCGGGCGCGGTGCTCCTGGTCCTGGTGGCCCGGCACTGGGCCGGGCAGGACCTGCCGCTGCGCGTGGACTGGTCCTGGGTGGACCGGCCGGTGCTCGTCCTCGGCGCGTGCCTGGCCGTCGGCGGGCTGGTCCTGCTGGTGGTGGCGTCACGGGCGGGTGCGCGGCAGGTGGCGTTGGACGACCCGGCCGACGGTGTCCGCGTGGCGACCACGCCGGCGTCGCTGGCCCGCGTGGTCGGGCACCGGGTGCGGGCGGAGGACGGTGTGGTGGACGCGTCGGTGACCGCGTCGCGGCGCAAGGTGCGGGTGCGGGCGACCAGCCGGCTGCACGACGAGGCGTCGTTGCGGCCCCGGCTGCTGGAGGTGGCGCGGGCGGCCGTGGCGGAGCTGCCGATGCCCGTGCGGCCGAAGGTGTCGGTCGTCGTGATGTCGCCGAAGGACCGCCGGTGA
- a CDS encoding alkaline shock response membrane anchor protein AmaP, with amino-acid sequence MNRSNRTERVMAFVVGALALLVGCAAVGLHRFAVDRPVLDPVVLDWARGHVVAVRVGLGVLGVLAVVLGLRWAWCAIRPERRPDVLLDDVVVTAKALAAAVRADAEQVDGVAGAKVSVVGTPALRLRLTLRHGTDVTRVWRELDDRVLSRARAALDVEVLPTAVRLDLAKRPRQRVR; translated from the coding sequence GTGAACCGCTCGAACCGCACCGAACGGGTGATGGCGTTCGTGGTCGGCGCGCTCGCGCTCCTGGTCGGCTGCGCCGCCGTCGGGCTGCACCGCTTCGCCGTGGACCGGCCCGTGCTGGACCCGGTCGTGCTCGACTGGGCCCGCGGGCACGTGGTGGCGGTCCGGGTCGGGCTGGGCGTGCTCGGCGTGCTGGCCGTGGTCCTCGGGCTGCGGTGGGCGTGGTGCGCGATCCGCCCCGAACGGCGGCCCGACGTGCTGCTGGACGACGTCGTCGTCACCGCCAAGGCGCTCGCGGCGGCGGTGCGGGCCGACGCCGAGCAGGTCGACGGCGTGGCCGGGGCGAAGGTGTCGGTGGTGGGCACGCCCGCGCTGCGGCTGCGGCTGACCCTGCGGCACGGCACGGACGTCACCCGCGTGTGGCGGGAGCTGGACGACCGGGTGCTGTCGCGGGCACGCGCCGCGCTGGACGTCGAGGTGCTGCCGACCGCGGTGCGGCTCGATCTGGCCAAGAGGCCGCGCCAACGCGTGCGCTAG
- a CDS encoding ATP-dependent DNA ligase: protein MALPLTPPVQPMLATAVDKIPTGADLVFEPKWDGYRCLVFRDGDELFLQSRSGKPLNRYFPEAEAALKRTLPPRVVVDGELVVAKDDKLDFDALSERIHPAESRVRLLAEQTPASFVAFDVLAVGDEVLLERPCSERRSTLEGLITPGDGLYLTPATTDGDLAAQWFELFEGAGLDGVIGKPAGGAYTPGKRSMVKVKHTRTAECVVAGLRWHKDTEPGTAVGSLLLGLHDDAGVLHHVGVVGSFKAAERRALAAEFQALITDDDHPWLVEPDGRRLPGEINRWRGKHADWVPLRPERVLEIAYSQTEGAAPARLRHNGQFRRWRPDRDPASCRYDQLDQPARYDVESVLRGEVRPA, encoded by the coding sequence GTGGCGCTCCCGTTGACCCCTCCCGTGCAGCCGATGCTGGCCACCGCGGTGGACAAGATCCCGACCGGCGCGGACCTCGTGTTCGAACCCAAGTGGGACGGCTACCGCTGCCTGGTGTTCCGCGACGGCGACGAGCTGTTCCTCCAGTCCCGCAGCGGCAAGCCGCTCAACCGGTACTTCCCCGAGGCGGAGGCCGCGCTCAAGCGCACCCTGCCGCCCCGGGTCGTGGTGGACGGCGAGCTGGTGGTGGCCAAGGACGACAAGCTGGACTTCGACGCGCTGTCCGAGCGCATCCACCCTGCGGAGAGCCGCGTGCGGCTGCTGGCGGAGCAGACGCCCGCGAGCTTCGTGGCGTTCGACGTGCTGGCGGTGGGCGACGAGGTGCTGCTGGAACGGCCGTGCAGCGAGCGCCGGTCGACGTTGGAGGGCCTGATCACGCCCGGCGACGGCCTCTACCTCACGCCCGCGACCACCGACGGCGATCTGGCCGCGCAGTGGTTCGAGCTGTTCGAGGGCGCGGGCCTGGACGGCGTGATCGGCAAGCCCGCCGGGGGCGCGTACACCCCCGGCAAGCGGTCCATGGTCAAGGTCAAGCACACCCGCACCGCCGAGTGCGTGGTGGCCGGGCTGCGCTGGCACAAGGACACCGAACCGGGCACGGCGGTCGGCTCGCTGCTGCTCGGCCTGCACGACGACGCGGGCGTCCTGCACCACGTCGGCGTGGTGGGTTCGTTCAAGGCGGCCGAGCGGCGGGCGCTGGCCGCGGAGTTCCAGGCGCTGATCACCGACGACGACCACCCGTGGCTGGTGGAGCCGGACGGCCGCCGGCTGCCCGGCGAGATCAACCGGTGGCGCGGCAAGCACGCCGACTGGGTGCCGTTGCGGCCCGAGCGCGTGCTGGAGATCGCCTACTCGCAGACCGAGGGCGCGGCGCCCGCCCGGCTGCGGCACAACGGCCAGTTCCGCCGGTGGCGGCCCGACCGCGACCCGGCGTCGTGCCGCTACGACCAGCTCGACCAACCCGCGCGCTACGACGTGGAATCGGTGCTGCGCGGCGAAGTTCGCCCCGCGTGA
- a CDS encoding DUF1801 domain-containing protein, with amino-acid sequence MARSNAETVEEYLAELPEDRRATVAAVRRVVLDHLPEGYVEGMRWGMITYSVPLEVSGKTYNGQPLGYVSLASQKNYVSLYLMGVHGEREQEFRAEFEATGRKLDMGKSCVRFKRLDDLPLDVIGREVARQGVVEFVAQVRAAQG; translated from the coding sequence GTGGCCCGGAGCAACGCCGAGACGGTCGAGGAGTACCTCGCCGAGCTGCCCGAGGACCGGCGGGCGACGGTGGCGGCCGTGCGGCGGGTGGTCCTCGACCACCTGCCGGAGGGCTACGTCGAGGGCATGCGGTGGGGGATGATCACCTACTCCGTGCCGCTGGAGGTGTCCGGCAAGACCTACAACGGGCAGCCGCTCGGGTACGTGTCGCTCGCGTCGCAGAAGAACTACGTCTCGCTGTACCTGATGGGCGTCCACGGCGAGCGCGAGCAGGAGTTCCGGGCCGAGTTCGAGGCCACCGGCCGCAAGCTCGACATGGGCAAGAGCTGCGTGCGGTTCAAGCGGCTCGACGACCTGCCGCTCGACGTCATCGGACGTGAAGTCGCACGTCAGGGCGTGGTCGAGTTCGTGGCCCAGGTCCGCGCCGCTCAGGGGTGA